A genome region from Natronobeatus ordinarius includes the following:
- a CDS encoding ABC transporter permease: protein MNPLRPAARVRAVVGLALTQLRRAPGRTVLTVVAIALAVLSVTLLVSLGVGVFEAGQERLDESNRDIWITSDPLDSSSGGTENAIVDSHAVAADVHEREDVRFATPIAMHSTYVGTDPDDLEPVTAVGIPETHGGFDFEHGGGFSLEDYHGEDVDDPAASAPDVIVLDPAFAAAIDASVGDTVYVGTSRETAPNHEYTVVGISGHYSAFLGSPAVTMPLTELQGVAGTSGTDRAVFVTVDVAEGADRTAVRNDLAATYPAYDVRTSDEQLGAMIQDRALVVASGVTLVALAVCGGLLLTVNLFVLVAYQQRDELAALRAIGLSRWLLAGTIAVQGFVIGLLGGLVALVATPPAVLGLNRLVASLVGFEQLLRTPPEVYAVGGVIALVVGTVAAAVTGWRAGRYARLERLEV, encoded by the coding sequence GTGAATCCCCTGCGCCCGGCCGCACGCGTTCGGGCCGTCGTCGGCCTCGCCCTCACACAGTTGCGACGAGCGCCCGGCCGGACCGTACTGACCGTCGTCGCGATCGCGCTGGCCGTCCTCTCGGTGACGTTGCTGGTGAGCCTCGGCGTCGGCGTCTTCGAGGCCGGACAGGAACGGCTCGACGAGAGCAACCGGGACATCTGGATCACGAGCGATCCACTCGATTCCTCCTCCGGAGGGACCGAGAACGCGATCGTCGACTCCCACGCCGTCGCCGCCGACGTCCACGAGCGCGAGGACGTTCGGTTCGCGACGCCGATCGCGATGCATAGCACGTACGTCGGAACCGATCCAGACGACCTCGAGCCCGTCACCGCCGTCGGCATCCCGGAAACCCACGGCGGATTCGACTTCGAGCACGGCGGGGGCTTCTCGCTCGAGGACTACCACGGCGAGGACGTCGACGATCCCGCCGCCTCGGCACCCGACGTGATCGTACTCGATCCGGCGTTCGCCGCGGCGATCGACGCCTCGGTCGGCGACACCGTCTACGTCGGCACCAGCAGGGAGACGGCACCGAACCACGAGTATACCGTCGTCGGTATCTCCGGACACTACTCGGCGTTCCTTGGCTCGCCCGCCGTAACGATGCCGCTCACCGAGCTGCAGGGCGTCGCCGGGACGTCGGGAACTGACCGGGCGGTGTTCGTCACGGTCGACGTCGCCGAGGGTGCAGATCGAACCGCGGTCCGAAACGACCTCGCGGCGACCTATCCGGCGTACGACGTGCGCACGAGCGACGAACAGCTCGGGGCGATGATTCAAGACCGCGCGCTCGTCGTCGCCAGCGGCGTGACGCTGGTCGCACTCGCGGTCTGTGGCGGCCTGTTGCTCACGGTGAACCTGTTCGTCCTCGTGGCATACCAGCAACGCGACGAACTGGCGGCGCTCCGGGCGATTGGGCTCTCGCGGTGGTTGCTCGCGGGGACGATCGCCGTCCAGGGGTTCGTCATCGGGCTCCTCGGTGGCCTCGTCGCCCTCGTCGCGACGCCCCCTGCTGTCCTCGGACTCAACCGACTCGTCGCCTCGCTCGTCGGTTTCGAACAGCTCCTGCGGACCCCGCCGGAAGTCTACGCCGTCGGCGGCGTCATCGCGCTCGTCGTCGGAACGGTCGCGGCTGCCGTCACCGGCTGGCGGGCCGGCCGATACGCCCGACTCGAGCGCCTCGAGGTGTGA
- a CDS encoding metallophosphoesterase: MTLEPVPDEPAAVATLDEGRALVIADYHAGYEAGLRYERGVEIPSRADERRERLLSLLERTRVDRLVVLGDLMHSIGEPGGAERGELEVLFESLPPALSVTLVKGNHDGAIETWLEGVEIVPGSGVALDGLGVCHGHTWPAREVLEADVVCLGHEHPFVRLEDEVGGSHVEPVWVRGRLDPEPFAERTSDEGLPWLEDGAPPRLVVVPAFNDLVGGTWVNVPGQEFLAPFLPEGLAEGEAYLLDGTRLGPYRSI; this comes from the coding sequence GTGACGCTCGAGCCAGTTCCCGACGAACCGGCGGCCGTGGCCACGCTCGACGAGGGGCGTGCGCTGGTCATCGCCGACTACCACGCGGGGTACGAGGCCGGCCTCCGGTACGAACGCGGCGTGGAGATTCCGAGCCGTGCCGACGAACGCCGGGAGCGGCTGCTGTCGCTGCTCGAGCGTACCCGGGTCGATCGACTGGTCGTCCTCGGTGACCTGATGCACTCGATCGGCGAGCCCGGCGGAGCCGAGCGAGGCGAACTCGAGGTGCTGTTCGAGTCGCTGCCGCCTGCGCTCTCGGTGACGCTGGTGAAGGGCAACCACGACGGAGCGATCGAGACGTGGCTCGAGGGCGTCGAGATCGTCCCCGGCAGCGGGGTCGCGCTCGACGGCCTTGGCGTCTGTCACGGCCACACCTGGCCGGCCCGCGAGGTCCTCGAGGCCGACGTGGTCTGTCTGGGCCACGAACACCCGTTCGTCCGACTCGAGGACGAAGTCGGTGGCAGTCACGTCGAACCAGTGTGGGTCCGGGGACGGCTCGACCCGGAGCCGTTCGCCGAGCGAACGAGCGACGAGGGGCTGCCGTGGCTCGAGGATGGGGCGCCGCCACGTCTCGTCGTCGTGCCAGCGTTCAACGACCTCGTCGGCGGGACCTGGGTGAACGTTCCCGGGCAAGAGTTTCTCGCGCCGTTTCTCCCCGAGGGGCTGGCCGAGGGGGAGGCGTATCTGCTCGACGGGACGCGACTGGGACCGTACCGGTCGATCTGA